From a region of the Marmota flaviventris isolate mMarFla1 chromosome 13, mMarFla1.hap1, whole genome shotgun sequence genome:
- the LOC114098795 gene encoding olfactory receptor 13C7-like yields MGKYNQSSVTEFVLLGLTGYPELEAIYFVLVLCMYLVILLGNGVIITVSVCDSHLHTPMYFFLSNLSFLDICYTSSSIPLFLSSFLTSKKTISFSGCGVQMFLSFAMGATECVLLSMMAFDRYVAICNPLRYPIVMSKTSYVPMAAGSWIAGGVNSVLQTSLAMKLPFCGDNVINHFTCEILAVLKLACADISINIISMVVANVIFLVAPVLFIFISYVFILSTILRIPSAEGKRKAFSTCSAHLTVVIIFYGTILFMYAKPKAKDSSGADKEQVTDKIISLFYGVVTPMLNPLIYSLRNKDVKAAVKNILCRKRFLQGM; encoded by the coding sequence atggGAAAATACAATCAATCTTCTGTGACAGAATTTGTCCTGCTGGGGCTTACAGGTTACCCAGAGCTTGAGGCCATTTACTTTGTGCTGGTCCTTTGCATGTATCTGGTGATCCTGTTGGGAAATGGAGTCATCATCACTGTTAGTGTCTGTGACTCCCACttgcacacccccatgtactttttcctcagTAACTTGTCATTCTTGGACATCTGCTACACTAGTTCTTCTATTCCCTTATTTCTCAGCAGCTTCTTAACTTCAAAGAAAACCATCTCCTTCTCTGGATGTGGAGTGCAAATGTTTCTCTCCTTTGCTATGGGAGCCACAGAGTGTGTCCTTTTAAGTATGATGGCATTtgatcgctatgtggccatctgtaaccCTCTGAGATACCCCATCGTTATGAGCAAGACTTCTTATGTGCCCATGGCTGCTGGGTCCTGGATCGCAGGGGGTGTCAATTCTGTGTTGCAGACTTCGCTTGCAATGAAGCTTCCTTTCTGTGGTGATAATGTCATTAATCATTTTACTTGTGAAATCTTGGCGGTCTTAAAATTGGCTTGTGCTGATATATCCATTAATATTATTAGCATGGTTGTTGCTAATGTGATTTTTCTTGTggccccagtactttttatttttatatcatatgtTTTCATTCTCTCCACCATCCTGAGGATTCCTTCTGCAGAGGGAAAACGGAAGGCCTTTTCCACGTGCTCCGCCCACCTAACAGTGGTTATTATATTCTATGGGACCATCCTCTTCATGTATGCAAAACCCAAGGCTAAAGACTCTTCAGGGGCTGACAAAGAACAGGTCACAGACAAAATCATTTCACTCTTCTATGGAGTGGTAACACCCATGCTCAATCCCCTCATCTATAGTTTGAGGAACAAAGATGTGAAGGCAGCTGTGAAGAATATACTGTGTCGCAAACGTTTTTTGCAAGGAAtgtaa